A window from Camelus dromedarius isolate mCamDro1 chromosome 9, mCamDro1.pat, whole genome shotgun sequence encodes these proteins:
- the LRIF1 gene encoding ligand-dependent nuclear receptor-interacting factor 1 isoform X2 translates to MASTLEKVTQERNNRKNSQGRSNKAYLKNDAELKKIFGLTKDLRVCLTRIPHHLGSGECFDLFSNLVKSDTYKETQFIVKEEGRKQGFDKKRKAKTAKKMDHTKKRKTENICNTALNGGTNVTGSQDFSSILPTSDVSHCSNLSSLSKTREEERPEIEDCTQENQEKGTLSSSAAFEQSHSFNKNYTDDIFPMTPPELEETIRDEKIRRLKQALREKEAALEEMRKKMHQK, encoded by the exons ATGGCATCAACATTAGAAAAAGTTACTCAAGaaagaaataacaggaaaaattcTCAAGGAAGAAGCAATAAGGCATATCTGAAGAATGATGCTGAACTTAAAAAGATATTTGGTCTCACTAAAGATTTGAGAGTATGCCTTACTCGGATTCCTCACCATTTGGGCTCTGGAGaatgttttgatttatttagCAATTTGGTGAAGAGTGATACTTACAAAGAGACACAATTTAtagtgaaggaggaagggagaaaacag GGTtttgataagaaaagaaaagcaaaaacagctAAGAAGATGGAtcacacaaagaagagaaaaactgagaaTATTTGTAACACAGCTCTAAATGGAGGAACTAATGTCACTGGTTCGCAAGACTTTAGCAGTATTTTACCAACTTCAGATGTATCACACTGTAGCAATCTCTCAAGCCTCAGCAAAACCAGGGAAGAAGAGAGACCTGAGATAGAAGATTGTACCCAAGAGAACCAAGAGAAAGGCACACTGAGTTCAAGTGCAGCTTTTGAACAAAGCCAttccttcaataaaaattatactgATGATATTTTCCCCATGACACCACCAGAGTTAGAAGAAACCattagagatgaaaaaataagaagactTAAGCAGGCgctgagagagaaagaagcagctCTTGAAGAAATGCGTAAGAAGAtgcaccaaaaataa